A single window of Montipora capricornis isolate CH-2021 chromosome 14, ASM3666992v2, whole genome shotgun sequence DNA harbors:
- the LOC138033717 gene encoding heterogeneous nuclear ribonucleoprotein A/B-like isoform X2, giving the protein MATNKMVNGLPGPVVEAKKRMTKEDDEGKLFVGGLSYETTKETLTDYFKDFGDVIGVEIKMDALTGRSRGFAFVQFKDPKQANAVLNHNKQHVIDGKIVDPKPAAPINKPPHLRVKKIFVGGLKPEATSDHQIREYFNKYAPVKDIEYVTEHLSKKKRGFCFVSFDSEDTVDKICELQFHEIDGNKVEVKRALPKEVQQQQAALRAAVAGRGMIPAIAATAFGVVPAGRGRATTGLSRGAGGINLAAAYSPTYAAALYGAAFGTSGAYDPALYAASYAGLPTAFPAYSPGSPFAAAAAAASEYPRGGYALPYSPGREAGIHLPDTSDLIGSFPQQGSGIMDRDDIGSSPFRIL; this is encoded by the exons ATGGCGACTAACAAAATGGTCAACGGTCTTCCGGGTCCAGTTGTTGAAGCGAAGAAGAGAATGACCAAAGAAGACGATGAGGG CAAGCTCTTTGTAGGCGGACTTAGCTATGAGACCACAAAAG AAACTTTGACTGATTACTTTAAGGATTTCGGCGATGTTATCGGCGTTGAGATCAAAATGGACGCTCTGACGGGCCGTTCGAG GGGTTTCGCATTTGTACAGTTTAAAGATCCGAAACAGGCCAACGCG GTCTTAAACCACAACAAACAGCATGTGATAGATGGCAAAATT gtTGATCCTAAACCAGCAGCACCCATAAACAAG CCACCTCATTTGAgggtgaaaaaaatatttgtgggAGGTCTCAAACCAGAAGCTACATCAGATCATCAAATTAGAgaatattttaacaaatatGCACCG GTAAAAGATATAGAATATGTCACAGAACACttatcgaaaaagaaaagag ggttctgttttgtttcctttgattCTGAAGACACTGTAGACAAGATTTGTGAATTACAATTCCATGAGATTGATGGAAATAAA gtTGAAGTTAAGCGAGCTCTTCCTAAGGAAGTACAACAGCAGCAGGCAGCCCTTAGAGCTGCTGTGGCTGGAAGAGGAATGATACCGGCAATTG CTGCCACAGCTTTTGGAGTTGTTCCGGCTGGAAGAGGAAGAGCTACAACTGGTCTAAGTAGAG GAGCTGGTGGGATTAACCTTGCAGCAGCTTACAGCCCAACATATGCTGCAGCACTTTATGGGGCTGCATTTGGTACATCTGGTGCCTACGATCCTGCCTTGTATGCAGCTTCTTATGCTGGTTTGCCAACAGCATTTCCAGCATACTCCCCTGGAAGCCCATTTGCTGCAGCAGCAGCGGCTGCCTCAGAATACCCAAGAGGCGGATATGCATTACCGTACAGCCCAGGTAGAGAGGCTGGTATTCACCTCCCAG ATACAAGCGATCTGATTGGCTCGTTCCCGCAGCAGGGAAGTGGCATCATGGACAGAGATGACATTGGAAGCTCACCATTTCGCATCCTTTGA
- the LOC138033717 gene encoding heterogeneous nuclear ribonucleoprotein A/B-like isoform X4 encodes MATNKMVNGLPGPVVEAKKRMTKEDDEGKLFVGGLSYETTKETLTDYFKDFGDVIGVEIKMDALTGRSRGFAFVQFKDPKQANAVLNHNKQHVIDGKIVDPKPAAPINKPPHLRVKKIFVGGLKPEATSDHQIREYFNKYAPVKDIEYVTEHLSKKKRGFCFVSFDSEDTVDKICELQFHEIDGNKVEVKRALPKEVQQQQAALRAAVAGRGMIPAIAATAFGVVPAGRGRATTGLSRGAGGINLAAAYSPTYAAALYGAAFGTSGAYDPALYAASYAGLPTAFPAYSPGSPFAAAAAAASEYPRGGYALPYSPGREAGIHLPGISKAWLHFCL; translated from the exons ATGGCGACTAACAAAATGGTCAACGGTCTTCCGGGTCCAGTTGTTGAAGCGAAGAAGAGAATGACCAAAGAAGACGATGAGGG CAAGCTCTTTGTAGGCGGACTTAGCTATGAGACCACAAAAG AAACTTTGACTGATTACTTTAAGGATTTCGGCGATGTTATCGGCGTTGAGATCAAAATGGACGCTCTGACGGGCCGTTCGAG GGGTTTCGCATTTGTACAGTTTAAAGATCCGAAACAGGCCAACGCG GTCTTAAACCACAACAAACAGCATGTGATAGATGGCAAAATT gtTGATCCTAAACCAGCAGCACCCATAAACAAG CCACCTCATTTGAgggtgaaaaaaatatttgtgggAGGTCTCAAACCAGAAGCTACATCAGATCATCAAATTAGAgaatattttaacaaatatGCACCG GTAAAAGATATAGAATATGTCACAGAACACttatcgaaaaagaaaagag ggttctgttttgtttcctttgattCTGAAGACACTGTAGACAAGATTTGTGAATTACAATTCCATGAGATTGATGGAAATAAA gtTGAAGTTAAGCGAGCTCTTCCTAAGGAAGTACAACAGCAGCAGGCAGCCCTTAGAGCTGCTGTGGCTGGAAGAGGAATGATACCGGCAATTG CTGCCACAGCTTTTGGAGTTGTTCCGGCTGGAAGAGGAAGAGCTACAACTGGTCTAAGTAGAG GAGCTGGTGGGATTAACCTTGCAGCAGCTTACAGCCCAACATATGCTGCAGCACTTTATGGGGCTGCATTTGGTACATCTGGTGCCTACGATCCTGCCTTGTATGCAGCTTCTTATGCTGGTTTGCCAACAGCATTTCCAGCATACTCCCCTGGAAGCCCATTTGCTGCAGCAGCAGCGGCTGCCTCAGAATACCCAAGAGGCGGATATGCATTACCGTACAGCCCAGGTAGAGAGGCTGGTATTCACCTCCCAG GGATTTCAAAAGCTTGGCTTCATTTTTGCCTGTGA
- the LOC138033717 gene encoding heterogeneous nuclear ribonucleoprotein A/B-like isoform X1, with protein sequence MATNKMVNGLPGPVVEAKKRMTKEDDEGKLFVGGLSYETTKETLTDYFKDFGDVIGVEIKMDALTGRSRGFAFVQFKDPKQANAVLNHNKQHVIDGKIVDPKPAAPINKPPHLRVKKIFVGGLKPEATSDHQIREYFNKYAPVKDIEYVTEHLSKKKRGFCFVSFDSEDTVDKICELQFHEIDGNKVEVKRALPKEVQQQQAALRAAVAGRGMIPAIAATAFGVVPAGRGRATTGLSRGAGGINLAAAYSPTYAAALYGAAFGTSGAYDPALYAASYAGLPTAFPAYSPGSPFAAAAAAASEYPRGGYALPYSPGREAGIHLPVSPSNIGTAVSTKSLTLHHITDTSDLIGSFPQQGSGIMDRDDIGSSPFRIL encoded by the exons ATGGCGACTAACAAAATGGTCAACGGTCTTCCGGGTCCAGTTGTTGAAGCGAAGAAGAGAATGACCAAAGAAGACGATGAGGG CAAGCTCTTTGTAGGCGGACTTAGCTATGAGACCACAAAAG AAACTTTGACTGATTACTTTAAGGATTTCGGCGATGTTATCGGCGTTGAGATCAAAATGGACGCTCTGACGGGCCGTTCGAG GGGTTTCGCATTTGTACAGTTTAAAGATCCGAAACAGGCCAACGCG GTCTTAAACCACAACAAACAGCATGTGATAGATGGCAAAATT gtTGATCCTAAACCAGCAGCACCCATAAACAAG CCACCTCATTTGAgggtgaaaaaaatatttgtgggAGGTCTCAAACCAGAAGCTACATCAGATCATCAAATTAGAgaatattttaacaaatatGCACCG GTAAAAGATATAGAATATGTCACAGAACACttatcgaaaaagaaaagag ggttctgttttgtttcctttgattCTGAAGACACTGTAGACAAGATTTGTGAATTACAATTCCATGAGATTGATGGAAATAAA gtTGAAGTTAAGCGAGCTCTTCCTAAGGAAGTACAACAGCAGCAGGCAGCCCTTAGAGCTGCTGTGGCTGGAAGAGGAATGATACCGGCAATTG CTGCCACAGCTTTTGGAGTTGTTCCGGCTGGAAGAGGAAGAGCTACAACTGGTCTAAGTAGAG GAGCTGGTGGGATTAACCTTGCAGCAGCTTACAGCCCAACATATGCTGCAGCACTTTATGGGGCTGCATTTGGTACATCTGGTGCCTACGATCCTGCCTTGTATGCAGCTTCTTATGCTGGTTTGCCAACAGCATTTCCAGCATACTCCCCTGGAAGCCCATTTGCTGCAGCAGCAGCGGCTGCCTCAGAATACCCAAGAGGCGGATATGCATTACCGTACAGCCCAGGTAGAGAGGCTGGTATTCACCTCCCAG TGTCACCGAGTAATATTGGGACAGCGGTTTCTACTAAGTCGCTGACCCTTCATCACATAACAGATACAAGCGATCTGATTGGCTCGTTCCCGCAGCAGGGAAGTGGCATCATGGACAGAGATGACATTGGAAGCTCACCATTTCGCATCCTTTGA
- the LOC138033717 gene encoding heterogeneous nuclear ribonucleoprotein A/B-like isoform X5 yields MATNKMVNGLPGPVVEAKKRMTKEDDEGKLFVGGLSYETTKETLTDYFKDFGDVIGVEIKMDALTGRSRGFAFVQFKDPKQANAVLNHNKQHVIDGKIVDPKPAAPINKPPHLRVKKIFVGGLKPEATSDHQIREYFNKYAPVKDIEYVTEHLSKKKRGFCFVSFDSEDTVDKICELQFHEIDGNKVEVKRALPKEVQQQQAALRAAVAGRGMIPAIAATAFGVVPAGRGRATTGLSRGAGGINLAAAYSPTYAAALYGAAFGTSGAYDPALYAASYAGLPTAFPAYSPGSPFAAAAAAASEYPRGGYALPYSPGREAGIHLPGAFQGQ; encoded by the exons ATGGCGACTAACAAAATGGTCAACGGTCTTCCGGGTCCAGTTGTTGAAGCGAAGAAGAGAATGACCAAAGAAGACGATGAGGG CAAGCTCTTTGTAGGCGGACTTAGCTATGAGACCACAAAAG AAACTTTGACTGATTACTTTAAGGATTTCGGCGATGTTATCGGCGTTGAGATCAAAATGGACGCTCTGACGGGCCGTTCGAG GGGTTTCGCATTTGTACAGTTTAAAGATCCGAAACAGGCCAACGCG GTCTTAAACCACAACAAACAGCATGTGATAGATGGCAAAATT gtTGATCCTAAACCAGCAGCACCCATAAACAAG CCACCTCATTTGAgggtgaaaaaaatatttgtgggAGGTCTCAAACCAGAAGCTACATCAGATCATCAAATTAGAgaatattttaacaaatatGCACCG GTAAAAGATATAGAATATGTCACAGAACACttatcgaaaaagaaaagag ggttctgttttgtttcctttgattCTGAAGACACTGTAGACAAGATTTGTGAATTACAATTCCATGAGATTGATGGAAATAAA gtTGAAGTTAAGCGAGCTCTTCCTAAGGAAGTACAACAGCAGCAGGCAGCCCTTAGAGCTGCTGTGGCTGGAAGAGGAATGATACCGGCAATTG CTGCCACAGCTTTTGGAGTTGTTCCGGCTGGAAGAGGAAGAGCTACAACTGGTCTAAGTAGAG GAGCTGGTGGGATTAACCTTGCAGCAGCTTACAGCCCAACATATGCTGCAGCACTTTATGGGGCTGCATTTGGTACATCTGGTGCCTACGATCCTGCCTTGTATGCAGCTTCTTATGCTGGTTTGCCAACAGCATTTCCAGCATACTCCCCTGGAAGCCCATTTGCTGCAGCAGCAGCGGCTGCCTCAGAATACCCAAGAGGCGGATATGCATTACCGTACAGCCCAGGTAGAGAGGCTGGTATTCACCTCCCAG
- the LOC138033717 gene encoding heterogeneous nuclear ribonucleoprotein A/B-like isoform X3, with protein sequence MATNKMVNGLPGPVVEAKKRMTKEDDEGKLFVGGLSYETTKETLTDYFKDFGDVIGVEIKMDALTGRSRGFAFVQFKDPKQANAVLNHNKQHVIDGKIVDPKPAAPINKPPHLRVKKIFVGGLKPEATSDHQIREYFNKYAPVKDIEYVTEHLSKKKRGFCFVSFDSEDTVDKICELQFHEIDGNKVEVKRALPKEVQQQQAALRAAVAGRGMIPAIAATAFGVVPAGRGRATTGLSRGAGGINLAAAYSPTYAAALYGAAFGTSGAYDPALYAASYAGLPTAFPAYSPGSPFAAAAAAASEYPRGGYALPYSPGREAGIHLPEARASTFGPILSYTRTAFHPYAR encoded by the exons ATGGCGACTAACAAAATGGTCAACGGTCTTCCGGGTCCAGTTGTTGAAGCGAAGAAGAGAATGACCAAAGAAGACGATGAGGG CAAGCTCTTTGTAGGCGGACTTAGCTATGAGACCACAAAAG AAACTTTGACTGATTACTTTAAGGATTTCGGCGATGTTATCGGCGTTGAGATCAAAATGGACGCTCTGACGGGCCGTTCGAG GGGTTTCGCATTTGTACAGTTTAAAGATCCGAAACAGGCCAACGCG GTCTTAAACCACAACAAACAGCATGTGATAGATGGCAAAATT gtTGATCCTAAACCAGCAGCACCCATAAACAAG CCACCTCATTTGAgggtgaaaaaaatatttgtgggAGGTCTCAAACCAGAAGCTACATCAGATCATCAAATTAGAgaatattttaacaaatatGCACCG GTAAAAGATATAGAATATGTCACAGAACACttatcgaaaaagaaaagag ggttctgttttgtttcctttgattCTGAAGACACTGTAGACAAGATTTGTGAATTACAATTCCATGAGATTGATGGAAATAAA gtTGAAGTTAAGCGAGCTCTTCCTAAGGAAGTACAACAGCAGCAGGCAGCCCTTAGAGCTGCTGTGGCTGGAAGAGGAATGATACCGGCAATTG CTGCCACAGCTTTTGGAGTTGTTCCGGCTGGAAGAGGAAGAGCTACAACTGGTCTAAGTAGAG GAGCTGGTGGGATTAACCTTGCAGCAGCTTACAGCCCAACATATGCTGCAGCACTTTATGGGGCTGCATTTGGTACATCTGGTGCCTACGATCCTGCCTTGTATGCAGCTTCTTATGCTGGTTTGCCAACAGCATTTCCAGCATACTCCCCTGGAAGCCCATTTGCTGCAGCAGCAGCGGCTGCCTCAGAATACCCAAGAGGCGGATATGCATTACCGTACAGCCCAGGTAGAGAGGCTGGTATTCACCTCCCAG